A part of Perognathus longimembris pacificus isolate PPM17 chromosome 16, ASM2315922v1, whole genome shotgun sequence genomic DNA contains:
- the Cxcl8 gene encoding interleukin-8, with the protein MTSKLAMAVLAAVLLAAAGREAATLGSKALEHGCQCIKTHSTQVHPKYIQELRVIGAGPHCSSTEIIVKLVDERELCLYPKEKWVQRVVDAFVRRSVFEILEIRSLFLDSAYKSFFYEARSPSESQGGLYGEAGAGQQAFVSAVEALPRKPEQSRLPGTWNRRPAFDSQLPGSTCHLVDRDGIRMSELTVP; encoded by the exons ATGACTTCCAAGCTAGCCATGGCGGTGTTGGCAGCCGTCCTGCTGGCTGCGGCGGGGCGTGAAG CTGCAACTCTTGGAAGCAAAGCTTTAGAACATGGATGCCAGTGCATAAAGACTCACTCCACACAGGTCCATCCCAAATATATCCAAGAATTGAGAGTGATTGGGGCCGGACCACACTGTTCCAGCACAGAAATCAT TGTGAAGCTCGTTGATGAGAGAGAGCTGTGCCTGTACCCCAAGGAAAAGTGGGTGCAGAGGGTCGTGGATGCATTTGTGAGGCGGTCAGTATTCGAGATTTTAGAAATTCGTTCTTTGTTCTTAGATTCGGCCTACAAATCGTTTTTCTATGAAGCCC GCTCCCCCAGTGAGAGCCAGGGAGGGCTCTATGGAGAAGCAGGTGCAGGGCAGCAGGCGTTTGTCAGCGCTGTGGAAGCACTTCCCCGCAAGCCGGAGCAAAGTCGTCTCCCAGGCACGTGGAACAGACGCCCTGCCTTTGATTCCCAGCTGCCTGGCTCCACGTGTCATCTCGTGGACAGAGACGGCATTCGAATGAGTGAACTCACAGTTCCTTGA